The Fulvia fulva chromosome 1, complete sequence region CATCAGCAGTCTGTCGCGTATGGGGGGCTTCTGTGTCGCAAGTGTACCTAGCTTTTGTGCCTGCTTCGCGACTCGTTTCTGTTCACGGATGACAGCGATGTCCTTGGAGAGGTGATATTTCGCGTCAAGGTAAGCTGCGGCAGCACTCGCGCCTGCTATGGCAACTCCGGTCGCTATCGATCGTCAATCTTGCTACACGTATTCCTCATCTGTCTCCTGGTAGATGTAGAAGAGCTTACCCAGAGCCATGTCTGTTTGCTGTGTTTGATGTGGAAGACGGAGGCGCAGGAGAGAGTAGGTGATACGCGGGGATGATACGAGAACCTACGATAGACTTACCTGTTGTTAGCTCCTGCTTCGTTGCATGCTTGTCTTGCTGATGTCGACACGCAGGTCAGGGATACGGCAGATGGTACGGCCCTCGGGACTGAGCGGCAAGGATGTTGTTTGTGCAAGGGTGAGGCTTCGGCAAGTGCTGCCTGCACTGCTTCTGCTGCGAGGAAAATCCCATTCTTTGCACAGCGAAGTCCTGAGACATCAGGGACAACATCACGCCCTTGGGGCACCTCATCTGTACATGACCTGCACCGGCTTCATCGTGGCGCTGACAGCATGCTCGTGATGACAGGGCGGTCTGGCAACAATGATGAATGGTGCCAGCATTGCTCTACTCATACCGCAGGAGGAGCCTCCAAACCGCTGCAGGATTGCCTACCGATGACTTTCCCTACAACCCCAAGTCCTCTGCACGCGCACGCCATGGAGTAGGAACATGCAGGTGCTGTGTACACATTCGCTTATCCTCAGAACTGATAGCCTGACACTCCAGACCAATGCAACCAAAACTCCACACGTCGACGTGCTCGAGCCCAGCCGCTAGAGGTAGGATATCGTGGCACAGGATTCCATCGTGCGAAGCTGCTACCATCTAGCATTCATCCTTCAGCCCTCAGCCCTTGCTCAGAGTGCCATATATGCGACATGAAGGCCGCCGCAGACCCCCATACGCGTCAGGGCAGCTCTTTTATCAATCCAACACTACCGACATGACCACCAAACCAGCTGTATCTATTGTCTGGCTGCATGGCGCGTGGCACCAACCATCGCACTACAGCTCGATCATCGAAAAGCTCCAAGCACAAGGCTACGAAGTAGAAGCACCAGCCACAGCCTCTGCGGCAGACACCGCCATCAGCGATGTCTTTGCGGCGGATGTTGCCATGGCGAAGAAAGCCATCAAGTCCTTCGTCGATGACGGCAAGAATGTTGTGGTGGCAATGCACAGCTATGGCGGCGTGTACGGATCCGAGGCAGTCGCAGAACTCTTAGAGGACTTGAAAGGCGAAGAGAGCAAGGGTCGTGTGGTCCATCTCTTTTACATCGCCGCCATCATTCTGGAGAAGGGTACAAGTGTGCTGGACGATGGCTTTACACCTCATGCACTCGACTTCGAGAACGGACTTATGCATCATCTCGAGCCCTACAACAAATTTTATGCCACAACTCCGCCGGATGTGGCCCGGAAGGCCATCAACACGCTGAAACCCCAAGCGACAGAGTCTTTTGCAACGAAGACGAAACACAGAGGCTGGGCGGACCAAGAAATATCCGTAACGTATGACATCTCTACTTGAGTCAATCGCCATCTGCTGATCGTTCTCTTTTAGATACCTCGCTTGTGACCAGGATAGGGCTCTGCCACTCGACACAGATGTTGCCAGATTCATCAAACGCTTGGAGACGGCCGGCCTGAAAGATTTCAACCTGCGCAGGATCGATTGCAATCATTCTCCCTTCATTAGCGCCGAGAAAGAGTTCATGGATGTCATGAATGAAGTGCTGAAGAAAGCTGCGACTTTTGCTGGGTCCCAGACGTAAGATAGCGTCGTTGGCCGACTTCAATTTCGTGAAAACAAGCAGGCGTACAGCACTTCTACACCTTTCTTTTGCCAACCGATCGGTAGGTACACAGCGCTCTTTGTCTCACTTGAGCGGCCAGTTGCAGGACGTGACAATGAAGAAACACTTCACATCCTTTGTTTGTGAGCGTGCAGAACTCGATATGCCAAGCAGCTCAGAGCTCCCTGCGCCTCCACTCGAACATGGTACTGATGCCAGTATGGCAAGGCTTCACAGGAAGATACTCTCAGCAGTCTGCACGCTTGTCACCTTCGCACGTGCGATAAGCAGAAGTCCCGGTTGCGGAAAGACACTCCCAGCAACGACAAAGACCGGCGGCCTCGGCTCAAGCAACAACATCTCCCTAACCACCTCCAACGGCCTCACACGTTCCTACCTCCTCCACATCCCCACATCCTACTCCAAAGATGTCCCCACCGGTCTGATCCTCTCCTTCCACGGCCGCGGCCAATCCGGCGCCCATCAAGAGAAACTCTCAAAGTTCTCAGACAGCAGTGTGAACCCGGACATGCTTGCAGCATACCCCAATGGTGTTGATAAGCAATGGCAAGGCGACCCGGCTGCTACAACTGACGACGTGCCCTTCACACTCGCGATGCTGAAGCACATTGGTGATGAGTATTGCATAGACCTCGACAGAATCTACGCCGCAGGCAAAAGTAATGGAGGCGGCTTCGCTCTCAACGTGCTGGCTTGCAGCCCTGTCGCGTCGACCAAGATCGCTGCGTTCGCGGGGTTTGCGGGTGCGTATTATCAAGAGAAGGATGTTAAGCATTGTGATCCCGAGAGTGTGCGTATCACTTGTGACCCTGGACGGAGACCGGTTCCGATCTTTGGGTGAATGTGTGATGAGCGGTGGTGTATACATCATAACATCACATATGTCCTCGTAATGATTCGTGATCACATACACAGTATAGACAGTCCCCTAAGCCAACCCCTCTACCTCAACTCCCTAGTTGCCAATGCTCCAGTGCTAAAATAGTCCAAATCAACATCACCTCGCTCTACCCGCGGTACTGGCCATCATCGTAGCCAGTCTCGCCACCTTCCTATTTACCTTACTCCCACTTCCCACTGTCGTAGCCGGTGTTGCCGCCTTCGTACTTCCCTAATCTCTGTTAGTCGGGGTCTCCAGGAAGCGGGATTGCGATCATTCGGAATGTCACTGTGAGATATGTCTCACAGTGTTTTAGGTCATACTGTTAGCCGCTCACCTGGTTGCCACGATCCATCATCAGCGCGCTTTGTTGGGTACTTCTCCTTGCTCCAAGATCCATCATCGTACGGTGTGTTAGGACCCTAATTAGAGCGAAGAGTGTTAGCTATGCTCGAGGGTCATGAATCCTCATCTCAAGCTAGCATATCGCAGCATCGACTTGTAGAATGAGACGGCCAGAACTGTCGGTTGGCAGACTTCTAGCGCCTCGCAGCAAGGAACTCCTGGAGGATTCGATGCTGTCTGAAGCAGTCGAGGCATGTACCACTTCAAGACGTACCTCATATTTACCCGGGTACCAGGCTCCATCATCGGCGCGCTTTGTTGGGTACTTATCTTCTGTCCACTGCCCATTGTCGTAAGGTGTACCGGGGCCCTGAGCAAGAGAAAAGCGTTAGTCATAGTCGAGAGTTGTGGGGTTACAGTGTGTGGAGGCGATGTGCGAGTGTAGTTCTCTGCAGAGCGGAATCCTCTGTTTATTCGATCCTGCCTGGAGCAGTCCGTGTCTTACAGACTTTGACATACCTCGTACTTCCCAGGAGCCCAAGAACCGTCATCCGGAATAGGAACAGTTGGCAGGGCGAAGACGCTTGTCAATGCTGCCGTGAGGGCGAGGAGTGTGAGTGAGAAGTGCATTGTGGAAGATGTTGTGATGTAGATGTTGTGATGTCTTAGAAACGTATGCTTATGCTGATGAGGCTGTAGTGAAGTGCTTGAGCTTGCTTTGTATGATGGCCGAGATGGAATGATGATAGGAAGCCTGACAGAGGATAGAAGCAGGACTACATACCCCATGATAGTCTGTACGAAGCCTTACCGATACGTACCGTGCTCTCGCAGCATTCCATCTACTGATCGCTGCGGTGCGGCGAGGGCGAAAAAGCGAGAGGATCTCTCAGCCATCTGTCGCTATTTCCATACCACTGCGCAGCACTGTACAGAAGTGGCACGAGAGAAGTGGCTTGCGGCTGCCAAGCATTACGCCTCCAGAATCATCGAGAGGAGAAAAGTGCAAACAGCGGTTGCTCCTGGTAGAATAGTCCCGATCAGAAGTGACGTGCGTGATCGAAAAGGCTATATTTGCAAAGCATGAGCTAAGACGGTCGTACCGAGTCTCGTACACACAGCTGTGGAATGTCATGTGGGCGGAGCTGTGCAGAGGACGTCTCTGCTGGGCGTAAGCAAAGCCGGGTGTTGGTGAGCTGAGCTGTGGAGGCAGCTGTGCCTCAGGACAGTGGGTATTGTATGCAGAACAGTGTGCATGGCAAAGAGCAACAAGGTTCACTGTCTTCGCCTGATCGACCATATCAAGTGGAGATGCAGATCTGTTACATCCAGATTGGCCAGGTTTGCACGTGGTTTGATATCTCGGTGAAGTGTATGCAAGCCTGGCATCGTTGGTGGAGGCGGTGCTGTTGCTGCTTGTCACGTTGATGATCAGGGACTGTTAAGCGTACATGTAGGTAATCGACTGTAGCGGCCTGGACCGTAGAACTAGACACACACTCGACAGCTACAGACACATTGCTGTTCGGGCTACAGCTTCAAGTAGCACAACATCACATCGCACCATGTCTGACGGCAGCCCCAAGGCGAACGGCGCCAACGGACACGCCTTCAGCAACGACCTCCACCATCCTTCTCCCACACGCGCCCGCAAGCTCAACCCGCACATAGCTCGTGCCTTCAACAACGAGCTCAGCGTCAACGCCCAGcgagcagcagcagcagcagcaggcATCCTCAGTGAACGCAACACCCCAGCACCGCCCGACGATGCACCGCCTTCCGTCAAAGCGACCTCTGCAGCCAGACGCGCGAATCGACAAGCCACGAGGAGGCGCATATTTCCCACCGTCGACTATCAAGAGCGTGTCTCCTACTTCGATCCGCAGTCCAGCTATGCCAACTTTCGAGGATTCTTCGTACTTTTCTGGATTGGCCTCGCGATCATGGTCATCACTCAGATGCTGCGCAACGTAAGGGAGACCGGTGCCTTGTTGAACTTCAGACAATGGCCGCTGTTCACGAAAGACCTGGCAGAGCTAGGCTACAGCGACGTGTTGATGTGTAGCAGCACTGCTGTAAGCCTGCCACTGCATCTACTGTTTGTAAAGAGCAAGGGACTGTTGCAATGGGAGAGAGGAGGCATCATCATCCAAAGTCTGTATCAGGCCGCGTGGCTGTGGTTCTGGATAGGCTGGCCGTTTCTCCGTGACTGGACATGGACAGCTCAAGTCTTCTTCACACTGCACACCCTGGTCCTTTTCATGAAGATGCACTCCTACGCTTTCTACAATGGCCATCTCTCGGACACTCTCATCCGTCTTAAGCAGCTCGACATGCCCATTGGCCCAGCTACCCATTTGAACGCGGCAGTGCATTATCCTTCGGCCTCATTCCGCTTGTCAGAAGCTACTCCTGGAGAGGACGAGGATAAAGAAGAGCCGGATTTATCACCAGTACTACAGCTCCGCGAGGATCTTGCGAAGGAGCTTACCTCTCCAATGGGCAATGTGACATACCCGCAGAACCTCACGATTGCCAACTTCGCCGACTACCTCCTTTGTCCCACCCTATGCTATGAATTGGAGTATCCTCGAATGCCAAAGCGCTCATATCTCGAGCTCTTCTACAAGACTTTGGCAGTGTTTGGCTGCATCTTCCTCATGACAGTCGTGAGCGAGGAGTTTATCATCCCGATTCTGGACGAGTCGCGGCTCCGTCTACAACGCTCAAGGACTGGCATCGATGGCGCCCTCATGTTCGCGGAAGCCGTCAGTCGGCTTTTGTTCCCGTTCATGATCACATTTCTCTTGGTGTTTATGGTCATCTTCGAATACGTCCTTGGCGCATTCGCCGAGATCACGCGCTTCGCCGACCGCCAGTTCTACGATGACTGGTGGAACAGCACTGACTGGATGGAATTTTCACGCGAGTGGAACATACCTGTGCACCACTTTTTCAGACGTCATGTCTATTCCGCAAGCCGGGGGATCATGTCGAAACCTGCTGCCACTGGGTTGACGTTCCTGATATCGGCCATAGCGCATGAGCTGATCATGGGCTGCATCACGAGAAAGTTCAGAGGCTACGGATTTGTCCTGATGATGTTGCAGATTCCATTTGTTGCGATTCAACAGTTGCCTTTCATCAAACGACGAGAGCTTCTGAACAACAGTAAGCAAAGTAAAGGGTGCCAGGCATCTTCGTGTGTCTGAGACATCTGCTGACCTTGAACCCTTTGCTTTTAGTCATATTCTGGATCTGCATGATCTTGGGATTGAGTCTGGTAAGCGATGATTACCTCAAGAAATCAAACGGAGCTAACTTCTCATAGCTATGTGCGCTCTATGTGCTACTCTGATCTGCTTCAACGAGATACCCCTATAGCATTGTATTACAGATTTTGCGGCCACAGCGGCTTGCTGATAACGCAACGCTCGGCGCACTTGCCCGAAGCCCACATCACTCATCAAAACCTTGTGACCCGCGACTCACCGTTTACAGACAAACACCTTACATCACATCCATGGCGACTCCAACTCCCTTGTGGCTCGACTGCGACACTGGTCACGATGATGCTTTCGCAATACTACTTGCCACGCACCATCCCGGCCTTGAGCTCCTAGGAATATCCACCACCTACGGCAATGCACCACTAAATCACACCACCTACAACACCAGAGCCATCTTGAAAGCCATCAACCGTGAAGATGTGCCGGTGTACGCCGGATCTACCAAGCCATTCTGCAGACCGGTGCACGCCGCGGCAGATATCCATGGTGAGACTGGACTTGACGGCACGACTTGTTTGCCTTCACCGACGGTGCCTGTCAAAGACGACATGGTGGCCGTCGAGGCCATGTACCGAGCTTTGATATCCACACCCCCAAAGTCTGCATGGCTCGTGGCTGTGGGGGCTTTGACTAATTCGGCACTACTCTTCGCTGTGCACCCTGACCTGGCTGAGCACGTGGCCGGTGTCAGTATTATGGGTGGCGCAATTGGAGGCGGGTTCACAGATGCTCCAATGGGTGTCGTTGATGGCGAGGGCGAAAGATTCGGGAACTGGACGCCGTGGGCTGAGTTCAACATCTGGCTTGACCCAGAATCCGCCAACGCAGTCTTCCGGAACGAAGTACTGGCAAGAAAGACAACCATCGTACCGCTCGACTTATCGCATCAGTTCCTTGCTACTCCAAAGGTCCAACGAGGATTGCTATATGGTTTCAATTCTGGGTTCGAGCCAGCAGGACTCACCCTAGAGGCACTGAATCACGTTCCAGTCGTTCGGCGATTATTCTTTGAGATCCTTACGTTCTTTGCAAAGACGTATGCCGATGTCTTTGGGCTCGTTGCCGGCCCACCAACCCATGATCCTTTGGCTGTTGCCGCGATCTTCGCGCCAGAACTGTTCATCGACAACGGTGGAGAACGATACTCTGTGAAAGTGATCACTGAAGGTGCGCATGACACGAGTGACTCTGCTCGTGGTGGACAGAGTCAATGTGGCCGGACTGTGGCAGAGCCGTTGCCGAAAGGTTGTGACGGCGTGCGTATACCGAGATCCCTTGCTGTGGAAAAGCTGTGGAGGATGCTTGAGGAATGTCTGGCACGAGCAGAAACGTCGGTGAAGGAGTCAACCTCAGCTTGAGGAAGGCTTTGGTGATGTTGACGATACCACGACTCGAGAGGATGTGCGGCGTGAGTAGCGGTGGAAGCATACTCCGGCTGCAACATGGACCACAACTGCCGAACTTGGGGGAGATGTACGGACGTCGCTTATACCAT contains the following coding sequences:
- a CDS encoding Alpha/beta hydrolase nvfD, encoding MRHEGRRRPPYASGQLFYQSNTTDMTTKPAVSIVWLHGAWHQPSHYSSIIEKLQAQGYEVEAPATASAADTAISDVFAADVAMAKKAIKSFVDDGKNVVVAMHSYGGVYGSEAVAELLEDLKGEESKGRVVHLFYIAAIILEKGTSVLDDGFTPHALDFENGLMHHLEPYNKFYATTPPDVARKAINTLKPQATESFATKTKHRGWADQEISVTYLACDQDRALPLDTDVARFIKRLETAGLKDFNLRRIDCNHSPFISAEKEFMDVMNEVLKKAATFAGSQT
- a CDS encoding putative sterol O-acyltransferase 2, producing the protein MSDGSPKANGANGHAFSNDLHHPSPTRARKLNPHIARAFNNELSVNAQRAAAAAAGILSERNTPAPPDDAPPSVKATSAARRANRQATRRRIFPTVDYQERVSYFDPQSSYANFRGFFVLFWIGLAIMVITQMLRNVRETGALLNFRQWPLFTKDLAELGYSDVLMCSSTAVSLPLHLLFVKSKGLLQWERGGIIIQSLYQAAWLWFWIGWPFLRDWTWTAQVFFTLHTLVLFMKMHSYAFYNGHLSDTLIRLKQLDMPIGPATHLNAAVHYPSASFRLSEATPGEDEDKEEPDLSPVLQLREDLAKELTSPMGNVTYPQNLTIANFADYLLCPTLCYELEYPRMPKRSYLELFYKTLAVFGCIFLMTVVSEEFIIPILDESRLRLQRSRTGIDGALMFAEAVSRLLFPFMITFLLVFMVIFEYVLGAFAEITRFADRQFYDDWWNSTDWMEFSREWNIPVHHFFRRHVYSASRGIMSKPAATGLTFLISAIAHELIMGCITRKFRGYGFVLMMLQIPFVAIQQLPFIKRRELLNNIIFWICMILGLSLILRPQRLADNATLGALARSPHHSSKPCDPRLTVYRQTPYITSMATPTPLWLDCDTGHDDAFAILLATHHPGLELLGISTTYGNAPLNHTTYNTRAILKAINREDVPVYAGSTKPFCRPVHAAADIHGETGLDGTTCLPSPTVPVKDDMVAVEAMYRALISTPPKSAWLVAVGALTNSALLFAVHPDLAEHVAGVSIMGGAIGGGFTDAPMGVVDGEGERFGNWTPWAEFNIWLDPESANAVFRNEVLARKTTIVPLDLSHQFLATPKVQRGLLYGFNSGFEPAGLTLEALNHVPVVRRLFFEILTFFAKTYADVFGLVAGPPTHDPLAVAAIFAPELFIDNGGERYSVKVITEGAHDTSDSARGGQSQCGRTVAEPLPKGCDGVRIPRSLAVEKLWRMLEECLARAETSVKESTSA